From Verrucomicrobia bacterium S94, the proteins below share one genomic window:
- the sufB gene encoding Fe-S cluster assembly protein SufB has translation MKIEDEKSFDELTDKDYKYGFVTDIESDSLPPGLSEEIVREISKRKKEPEWLTDWRVKAYHHWTTLEEPSWAKVDFPPIDYQALSYYSAPKQKIEGPKSLDEVDPELLETYEKLGIPLREQEVLAGVVAVDAVFDSVSVATTFKGKLEEMGIIFCSFSEAVAEHPELVKKYLGTVVPYKDNYYATLNSAVFSDGSFCYVPPGVKCPMELSTYFRINAANTGQFERTLLIADEGASVSYLEGCTAPQRDENQLHAAVVELIAHKDANIKYSTVQNWYPGDKDGKGGIYNFVTKRGHCRGDNSKISWTQVETGSAITWKYPSCILKGDNSVGEFYSVAVTNNMQQADTGTKMIHIGKNTKSTIISKGISAGKAQNSYRGLVRIQETAENARNFSQCDSMLIGDRCGAHTFPYIDVNNPSAQVEHEATTTKIGEDQIFYCNQRGLDTEEAVNMIVNGFCKEVFRELPMEFAVEAQKLLGISLEGSVG, from the coding sequence ATGAAAATTGAAGACGAAAAATCTTTTGATGAGCTGACCGACAAGGATTACAAATACGGTTTCGTGACGGACATTGAGTCCGACAGTCTGCCCCCCGGACTGAGCGAGGAAATCGTGCGCGAAATTTCAAAACGTAAAAAAGAACCGGAGTGGCTGACGGACTGGCGCGTGAAGGCTTATCATCACTGGACGACGCTGGAAGAGCCGAGCTGGGCAAAAGTGGATTTCCCGCCGATCGACTACCAGGCGCTGAGTTATTATTCCGCGCCGAAACAGAAAATCGAAGGTCCCAAGAGTCTTGATGAAGTGGATCCGGAATTGCTGGAAACCTATGAAAAACTGGGAATTCCTTTGAGAGAGCAGGAGGTTCTTGCCGGTGTTGTGGCGGTGGATGCTGTTTTTGACTCTGTTTCCGTGGCGACGACCTTTAAAGGTAAACTCGAAGAGATGGGGATTATTTTCTGTTCCTTCTCCGAAGCGGTGGCCGAGCATCCGGAACTGGTGAAAAAATATCTGGGTACTGTGGTGCCGTACAAAGACAACTATTATGCCACACTGAATTCGGCGGTATTTTCCGACGGTTCATTCTGCTATGTTCCGCCGGGCGTGAAATGTCCGATGGAACTTTCCACCTATTTTCGGATCAATGCGGCCAATACCGGGCAGTTTGAACGTACACTGCTGATTGCTGACGAAGGCGCATCGGTCAGTTATCTGGAAGGGTGTACGGCGCCGCAGCGCGATGAAAATCAGCTGCATGCCGCCGTGGTTGAGCTCATTGCGCATAAAGATGCCAACATTAAATATTCGACCGTGCAGAACTGGTATCCGGGCGATAAGGACGGCAAAGGCGGCATTTATAACTTTGTGACCAAGCGCGGACATTGCCGCGGTGACAATTCTAAAATTTCGTGGACGCAGGTGGAAACCGGTTCCGCCATCACCTGGAAATATCCGAGCTGTATTCTTAAAGGCGATAATTCCGTCGGCGAATTCTATTCGGTGGCAGTGACCAATAATATGCAGCAGGCGGATACCGGCACCAAAATGATCCACATCGGTAAAAACACCAAAAGCACGATTATCTCTAAAGGGATCTCGGCCGGCAAAGCACAGAACAGCTATCGGGGTCTGGTCAGGATTCAGGAAACTGCTGAAAATGCACGCAACTTTTCGCAGTGCGATTCGATGCTGATCGGTGACCGTTGCGGTGCGCATACCTTCCCGTATATCGATGTGAATAATCCGAGTGCCCAGGTTGAGCACGAGGCCACCACCACCAAGATCGGGGAAGATCAGATTTTTTACTGCAACCAGCGCGGCCTTGATACCGAAGAAGCTGTAAACATGATTGTGAACGGATTCTGTAAAGAGGTGTTCCGCGAACTGCCGATGGAATTTGCAGTGGAAGCACAGAAACTACTTGGAATCAGTCTCGAGGGATCCGTCGGCTGA